A segment of the Panicum hallii strain FIL2 chromosome 1, PHallii_v3.1, whole genome shotgun sequence genome:
TGTCGACACTAATGACCGGACATTGAAGCctctttacgacgtccaggttcgttgaacctgaggcacaataactgccgctcatcaaagccattcatgacgtccaggttcgttgaacctaaGGCACCTCACGCCTATATAAAccagcaccctctcctcccATCCTGACTAACTCAGCTCTTGCTCCAGGTACTCCTTcttaggagacctctcccttctccctcagctgctttctgccattcccaacgctagcactgcgcgcacagctctagcgagagcagggcctccggaacctctgctcgctgaaggcCTTGCACGGGGCGCgggcaatcaggtttttggggagcgtcttgacgcgactgctcgctccctgaacgactacttcgtctacttcctggCGTGTCCGttcgtgcgaacgactacttcgtctacttcccggcgtgaccgttcgtgggactgcactgcgaacatcttcctgcatcgacatagttcggctacttcaagcaaggccagtcgaatagcatatctattccagctggtaacggtgcaaccggtgcccccggcactggtcccgccttggggtacttactaaacctattctggtttaattctttattcatgcttattagtgagaataacatgaacacatgcacataccttatacacacattatcactcatcataAAATTGATACTAATATTTCGAATTAAAATATATCGAAAATTGCCTATAATTCTAACAGGTATACCCGAGAGAATGGAAACTGGGCCGGGACTGTAGTTCGAGGACCAAATTATACAAATGTAACTGAGACTGTAGCTGTAAATTCTGCATAATATTCCAATGTCAAGTAGGTTTATCCATTCCGGAATCCCTAAAATATTTTTCAACTGCTTTAATCGAGCTAGACAGGCATGCTAGGTGGTTCTGGGAAGAGAAGAAATATGAAAATGGTGATAATAATTCATTTAGGCTCTGCTTGCTCTAAGACAATGAAAAGGCCAAAATGGTGATAATATTTCATTTCTGCCATGGGTTCTCTTCGTCTTTAATCACATTTATTTTCATGAAGCTACCTAGAATACCCCACCTAATTTTGTTGCTTTTATGCATGAGTTTTGAAGTTTGGGTTCGCCCGTAGTGGAAAAAAAAATTATAAGACCCCACCTATGAGGCGGTCTAGGCGTCTAGCATGCTCTCTATCCATCTTGCTATTATCCCTGCCATGAGCGATTAATTTGCCTACCGGCCCACCTCTAACCCATAGCAAATGCCAATTGGCAGACGAGGAGTTAAAAAGCTCCTTGTCATGAACTAATATATCGGATCTCATGTGCTACAAAAAATAATAGATAATATACTACCCTTTTCCTTTGAGAAAATGAATTCACACTTAACTTTCAGTCACAACATGTGTCGAGTATACTTTATGAAGAGGATTATGGTTGCCGGCCATGGAATAATCCAACAGGTTCACTGGCATATCTTGAGCCTGCAATTGTTTTCTGAGTACTGCAGATCAGGCAGGTGTTCTGTATTTTGGCCACTTGCTTCGGTCTTCACCATTTAGTCCCTAGGACTTTAGCATCTATAGAGTGCCGAATTTGAACTActcctttttttttaattttgcgAGTAAAGGTCAGATATGGACATTGTGCTTTAACCGCATCAAATGTCACCTTCATTTCCAGGTACCGTCCAGCACACCCACCACCATGCTGCTTCTTGTGTGCCTATATGTACATTCATGCTGCATTTGCTAGTATATTAAATTGTGCCTACCCTGAGTTTAAGCCCTTTGTTTTTGGTCGCTTTCCAGGGCCCAATATAATCCAAGCCTGAAAAGGACAGTTGCACATTAATGATTCCGCTGACAAAGAAACTCCTCAACCATCAAAAGATAAAGATATTGTACCACACTTTTTGGTAGCCTTAAGAGGAAATTCTTGCGTGACTATATGTACATACCTTCCAGCCCTCCCCAATCCATTCTACTGCCTATTCAACGAAATTTCTTAGGTTTAGGACTGACCTGGGATTCTTCTTTCAGAGCGAATGCCTCCCTTCTGATTTGTGAGAGTAATCATAGAAATTGGAGGCATCAAGAATACTATTGTTTGACAATGCCTGGTGACTGGAACCATAATTTGGTGTTGTGGAGGAGCACAAGGAAGGAAGAGACCAATTGCTTTGCAACTGGGAACCATAGTTCTTCCAGGTGGATGGGAGCCATGTAAGAATGTTATCTGAagaaaatttgtagaaaaattatTTGAGTCCTCCCATATTTCTGTGAAAACATTCTATTGAAAACTTAGATTTGACAGAAAGGTTTCGACAAATAGAAATTTTGGAGAAGAATgtaggaaaaagaaagaaagttaGAAATTTCATAATCACACCTAAATACCCAAAAAAGGTTGCAATGTTTTAATTTACCAGTTTCTATTTACTGGCCATTATACCATCACTCGCTTCTGTGACAGTTCTAATGTATGAAGGCCTTCCCATTCATCTCCGTCCCTGGCCAAAGGCTATCACCACCTTTGTCCGTGTTTGTCCCACTCAACCTGTCGTTCAGTAAGAGCATTATATTCACCTTCCCAATTTGATGACGTGTTCCGGTTCTTATCTTGCAAATGTGGAAATAGGATTTAAATTGGTATTTTAACTAAGATGAAGATAATCTTTGGTTCCTTTGGTGGATTGATACATTCACGCAAAGTCCAATTATCATACCGAATGCAGAAACACGATTTCCACAATTATTATATAAAAGATATATATGCATGGTTACCATATAAACTGAAAATATGCAATAAAAGTAGATGCTAAAATTTCTACCAGCACTGTTTTGTGATATGTCGACATAAAAAACATCCTACAGAAAGAAAGAGGAAAAAAATCAATCACAATAACATCACTTTAATATCACCCTATCTATTTATATCAAACTTTACTTCAAGAATAATTAGCTATGTTTTATTTGCCCTTTTACTTTTACAATATATTCCAGGATTTTCTGGTGGGTGTATGTACATGTAGATATTTTCTTGCACTATCCAAATCACACTAATAATGCCTCTGCAATGTCTGCTTTCATAGGTATTAGAGAGAAATTTTAGCATACAACATAGGTACCTTGGGATAGAATTTGGAGGCATCAATAGTGCAATTGTTTCACTTGCTATTTTGGGTGGAATTGGACACAGTGCGGACACACACAAGATAGATGTGAGTGCAGCAGGGTGTTGGGTAAGTCACATATAAGGAAGCACTTGGTATAATGCAAAGGAAAGGAGATGCTGTGCGGCTGGTGTTTAGCAAGTGACATGAGATTCAAAGCATGAACGTGGAGCAAAATAAAATTTAAAGAGTAGCAGGTGAAAGGAGGAACCCCATGAGCTTGTGGCTTGTGCAGCCCTGCACTTGCTGATTAGTACAGTTTGACAAGCATTTACAACTACAAATTTACAAGCTCTTCATCCCTTTCAGACAAAAATTGGGCACTCTGTACAATAACTTCTTTCACCTGCAAATTGGACACTACATGCATCAACAAATTAAAGCATCAGAATATAAACTGATGTAAGAACTAAGAATATAGTAAATCTTTTAGAATGTATAACATGAGTGTTTTATAGGCTTGTAACTCAACATTTGACAAAAGAAATGCTGAACATGCTTTGAAATAGTAGCTTGTTGAGATGAATAGCTGCTAGTACACTAATATTACTCCTGTATATTAGTTCTGAAAGTAGCCAATATGGCATGCAAATACACGAGTCCAGTTGAGCTATCCTAAACATTAGTGAAAAACCACAACATTTCTGAAACATAATAGTGAGCTTTCCATAACAACCTAGAAATCATGAAGATAAATTTTTGGTTGACATTGATATAACAATGATACTGAAACAGCGCAGACACAACACTTCAACATCAGAAGCAGTACGAACCAGGACAGATGCTCGAATAATTGGAGACATGTCATAATAATGGCCTAGAGGAAACAGAACAGGAAATACACAGCTCCATCAACGCTTAACATGGATTATTTCATAGATATTCAATGATTACACTGACACTTAACGGATATGCAGTTAGCTAAATGAAAATTTATGTAAATATGTTCTCTGCAAGCTACTGCAATGAACAAAAGGATTACCAGCAACTCTAGAGTTTCTGGTTCTACCATTTTCCACCCTGGAATCACTAAATCCTCTTTGGTTGGATGCCCATCTCCATTTCCTTAagctccagctccagctccagctgGTCATTTTCCAGGTCCATCATTTCATTGTCCATCCTCATCTTCTGCAGTTCCCATTCCTGCTCCTTGATGGACCTCATCCGCTTCAAACGTCTCTTCTTGATTTTCAAcatatctctttttatctccaGACGTTCTCTATGGATTTGAGCTGCATCCATATGACTTGGATCCTTCTCATCTGCTGGACCACCAGATCCCTGAGCAGCAGCTTGTGGCAGCTTCTTGGTGACATGATCTTCAGCAGTGACCTCCAGATCACGGTTGAACTCTCCaccctcatcatcatcatcacaaATCAATACCTGATTATCATCACAAATCAATACCTGATTATCCTTATCATATTCAAACGGGTAATTCTTTGAAGGACTCATACGCGCCATCCGCCGCAGCATCCTTAGAAGGACTCGATCATCAAGCAGGCACGCCCGGTTACGGTTGTGGTAGGAGCACATCTGCTCGAAGTGCAGGTGCTTGGAGCTCAGGAGCTTCTTGGCCTTCTCCTTGAGCTTCCAAGATAGACCCGCCTCTTCAAGGAGCGCCGGATTCTCGACGAACTTACATGCCGTTCCTAGGCCAAGGATCTCGGTAACCCTCTTGTACTTCTTGTTGAGGTCGTGGAACTTGTCCTCGCACTGCTGTGGCGACACTGCGAACCCCCTCTTGGTCATGGCCGAGGAGACCAGCCTCCACTTGCCCATCCTCCTCGCCCCGCCCTGGTCCGCGTCGATGTCCTCGTCAACGTAGGACACGGCCGACACGAGCAGCTTGACCATGTCGCCGGTCCACTTGACCCGGTGCCACTGGGAGGCCGTGGCCATCGCCTTGCCGCTGGCGTCCTCCTTGAGGCCCAGCGGGGCCTCCTCCACATTCCCGAGCTCCTGCATCTGGTCCGCCGCGGGGGCAGCCAACGTGCCCTGGCGAGCCTGAACCATCTGGGGCTGGGTGGAAAGGTGGGACTGCTGCGCCAGATCGCAGGGGGCTCCGCCTGGGATTAGGGCATGCTGTGGCAGATCCCCCTCCATCTCTGACGAGAAAACACACGCCTCAGCGAGACCACGTGCAATCTGCAGGAACTGAGATTCGCATGAAACTTGATCAGCACACGAGAAATCCACCATCCTCGAAAGCAAGGAAGGAGACCACGAACTAGGacgggggaagaagaagaaccataCCGAGGCGGCGGTGAGAGCCTGATCCAAGACGGAGGTCTTTACAGCAGTTGCAGCAAGGAAAAGAATGCAAACTGGTGGCGGGGGAGAAAGAGCAAATCAGGTGAGGAATCGCAGCAGCAGCTAATCTGGGGAGAAGAGCAAATAGGGTGAACAACCATACCGAGGCAGCAGTATTTGATCTGAAGGCGCATCTAGTAGCAAGGGGGCAGCTTTCCAAGATTTCTTTTGCCCATCTCTTTCCTCCTCTTGGCTCGGTTGGTGGCAACTGGCAACTGGCAATTAGCAGGCACAGGGAGTCAGCAGAACCAGACGAAAGGTTTAGTGTTGGGGGAATGTGGTGATACGAGGATGACATATAAATAGGGGGAAGCAGGCAAGTTGGGTGCTGGGATGATTACAACTTGGCCTGATATCCAAGATTCAAAAAATGTGTAAACGTTTTCGTATCTAAGGTCATAGGTACAGGACAAGCAAATAAATCAAGATACATCTTTAATTTGGTGTTTGGTATAAATGCTTTGGATCCATTAGCAAAGATATAAAACCTACAGCAATTAATATACAACTTGAGCTTGGTATCCAAGACTAGGAAATTATATAAATGGTTTGCATCCATTTTCATAGGTACAATATATGCAACATCTAATGAACATCTTAGGCTAGAGATCTAATAAGTCTAGAAATTGTAGATGCTTTAAATCCACTATAAAATGTACAACCCATGCTACAATTAAGATACAACCCGAGCTCGATATTCAAAACTAGAAAAATTGTCTGAACGCGTTGGTTTTAAATTATAGATTGCTTTTGAGTGTATTTGACACCCTTCTTTGGTCCTATTTTGACACTATACCCTAGAAAGAAGGAAAAAGTCGAGTTGACACCCTTCTTTCTATGATTTATTTGTACCACAAATGGTGTACAAGATTTGTGGCAAAATTTGTTGCCAtggaaataaaaaaaaattggCATGTCATAGCTAGATTTGCCCGTGCGACAGATTTGAAAAGCAGAACCTCTAAGATCTTTCTTATTTGCTTTCCAAATTTTTCCCAAGAGAAATGCTGCTGTCacatgatgtggtgctgactcCCGTATTTTGTTCCTCAATGCTGCTGTCATATGTGAGTATAGTACCCAGCGCGTTATGGGCCTAGCAGTATTATTTGCCTAAACTTATGCAAGGGGCACTTGCCCAGCTGGCCACGGAGCTCCTCCGCGCACGGCTGGCGGCGGGGCTCCCCGCGCGCGGCCACGGCGCTCGCCTGCGTGGCCGTCCGTGGAGCTTGCCCGCGAGCGCAGCTGGCGGCGAAGccccccgcgcccgcccgcggcTGTGGAGCTTGTCCGCACCCACGGCTGGTGGTGGATCTCACCCGTGTTGAGTTTGAAATTTTGAAAAACCCCCTGGTGTTGAGCAGCTTGTTATGCAGAAGATCGTCGTCTAGCAGTCTCTAGCAGAGAGAAcaggagagaaaagaaagagggatGGCAACTTCACCAATGACTCAATGCAAGGTCACCATATCAATTTCTATAGGCAACCAAACATGAGCTCAAAAATACAAGCTACCACTAGCCAGCAAACCAAACAAAGATGAATTGCATTAGTTAATCCTGGTGAAGTCTGATATGGCTTAGTTTTCTAGCCAGGCTAGAACTAACCAAGCAACCAAACAAACCCTATATATCAATACACCAGCCTCGGCCTTTTCAAATAATTTTAGGGCTCAATGAATGATGGATCACTCATCACAGCCATATCAGGTAGTAGTGGCATCCTGAAAGTGGCATATACTTCTAACGATCGCGGCGGAGGTTGGTGTGCTATGTATGCATAGACATCCATTGCATAAGTGAAAATATCCGATGGATGAAGCAAGAAAATTGAAGCTGTTGATGAGTTCTTCCGACCTATTTTGGATCTtttggtttgtataagttttccCGAGCTATTCCACCGAGATACACCCTCAAGATTTCACTTGGTTTGTTCTACTTGTCCAAATGTGAGGAGCACAGCATTTATATTTGTTAACACAGATCAAAAACACATTGATACTGATTTTGGTACAAAGAGACCCTCTAGTTTGTTGTTTGTAGCCAACAAATACAAGTGTTGATGCTGCCTATGGAAATAATAATCCATCATTACTCAGTTATTATTATACATACAATAAATAGTACACAATGTAGTTCCACAACTATCAAAAAGCAAATAGATGAATCAACTGTGACACTCGGCCCAATTTAGATGTGGCCCAGTTGTGATCCATGAGTGCTGCATGCACATGTTTAGTACCACCTTACTAGTTGAGCAAGGTTAGATCCATCTTATAAGTCTTTGTCCTCCAGCCAGAGCATCTTCGGGTTGACCTTTTTACACGAAATGAGGACAAAAGTATAAGAATGGTGCTATGTGTATACGGGCCCATCCCTCGGAAGGGCAGGGTAGTGCGGCTTTGGAGGACGGGGTGTGACAAATGGTATCAGCCAACCCTTGCGGTTGCGCGTAGGGGTCAGTATGCGGGCATATGGCGCATGACGCGTGTGGGCATACGGCGCCGGCACTGGACGTGCGGTCCGACACTAAGAGGGGATGTTCCTGGATACGGGCCAGTGCGCGGGCATATATATGGCGCACGGCGCTGGACGTATATCCGTAGAGTTGGACCGATAAGGACGTCGAGTCCTTTGGGGGGTGTATGTGACACCTAGCCCAGTTTGAATGTGGTTCAGTTGTGGTCCATAAGTGTTGCGTGCACATATTTAGTACCATATTGCTAGTTGAGCAAGGGTGGAGCCAACTTATAAGTCTTTATCCTCCAGCCATAGCACCTTCGGATTGATCCTTTTACATGAAGCGAGGATGAAAGTGTAAGTAGGGTGCTATGTGTATGCGGGCCCGTTCCTCGGAAGGGTTGAGCAATGGGGTTTTGGAGAACGGGGTGTGACATCAACTGAAAAAAATAGCACAATAAGAATGCATTAGAAGATTCAACTAACATGATTCAACTAAAATAAAGATAGATTTACATTGATCAAACTAACAATAATTAGCAGAAATAAAGACAACAGAAACAAGGGTACATCACATAGTTCAAACTTACAAGAAGGTTCAACTGGAATAACATCATGCACAAAAAAGGATACATCACAAGGTTCAAATACTTCTCTTAGGAATGATATCATGAAGACAAATATTTCTAATTCTTCACCTTACATACATCCTCTTGATTCAAGCCATCTTTCGTCCTTCATTTGTCTTCGGAATGGTACATTGCACGTTATTATATTCTTTGTTAATAAACAGCTTGGCAGCCATAAAGTGTTCAAAACATCCTTCTCTTAGCTCCAGAGCTGACAGCTTCTTTATGACGCTCTATGATCTCATTCTGGACATGTTTCGCTCAAGTCGTGAAACTTTTCTCGGAGTAGTAGTAGTAGCAACATTGTGCTCTTCACCCTTTTTGGAAACAttatccttagttttcctagcGGGAGCAGTGTCTCTAGGAACACCAGGAATGATTGAAGGACAAGTGATATTCTGGAACTTTAGAAGAAATGTTAATAATTGTTAGAGCGTAGGCTTATGATGGCAAAGAAAATTATTAAAGCTCACAGTAATCATACATTTGAACGCACAGAAGAAAACAAATGGCCTAACAAAGAATCATGACCTACCAAACCGATGGCGAGGAACTGATAAAGATAAAACCATGGATTCAAACAAAAAATGTTGTAAACACAAAGAATATAATAAAAGAGTCTTCTtgcaaaataaagaaaaaaagagcCTGGTAATAAATAAAAGAATCAAACCGTCTTACCATTTTTCTCAATCACTTTCATTAGCAAATAGTGAACATGGAACAAGTATATAGTTGGCAAATATTGCTAAGAGTTTAAAAAAGAAATTCACAAATTATTGGAAAGCCTAATAAACATTAGATCACATGACTAACAAATAAGAGTTCATGATTAATAACTATATGGAAAATGATATCATGCCATAGCATATACATGAAAATCATATAAGCTTACCTTACGCTTAGTACTCGGTGAAGATGCACATGGATTTGAAAGTTCCTTTGAGCAATTTTCTGGAACACAGTTTGTACAGAGAAACTGATCTAGATTGCTGGTCTGTTCAATGTCCACGTGAACACTGTAATAACTTCTAGTAGAACAGTTACAGCATACAATGACAGAAAGTACTAATAAACAGCTACTTAATTATACTTTTACATATTTGAAAGTCCCAGAAGCACAAAAGCACATACAATACCAGAAGCACAAAAGCACAATCTGCGTTTCTATGACTAACATATATAATGAACACATGAGCTCCATGTTGTCCATGCTAGTTAATGGTAATCATACTTTGAAGCATCATAGAATACCGGAAATCTTCCTTGGTAAAACCAAGATTCCAAAGCATAGTATGAAGTTAATGAACACATAGGAACAGGCTGTATATGACACACAAATAAACAATCCTCCTGGATATGTCAATTTTATAGGCTATATGACACATGAACACCTTAGCGAACTACATGCAACAGTTCATATGTTATACTTATCCGTGCGTGGAGATTGAATAATATAAGCAGAGTACTAGACATGGGTTCCCCAAAAAGAATTGTGTGCATGTCACACACTTGCAATGTGCCTAGGACTTCTACCTACTCATACATGGGTGTGCGTGTGTCTGACTCACTCATCAAAATCCTTCTTTTATCAAACAAAGCTAATGCCATATTGCTGCATCCTAGAAGCAATAAATATAGATATATTTCAAAGGTAACCATTAGCAGCACGTACAATATAATTTGGAAAAGAAAATTACCTGTCCTTGCAGCCGGAGCACCTTATCATGGGAAGGTCAGGATTGTATGGCACTTCACAGGTGCAGCACCTTCAACGAAAAAAGAACTACCTATATTATCAGGCAAAAGCAAGCTCGCACTGTGCTTATGGAGACGAAATAAACAATCCACAAGAAATGGCTTAGTTTTCCATACACTGTAACGGGATCAGGGGTAATGGATGCGCTGGCCACTTTGTATTCAAAGCTGCAGAAGAAGTCCTGAAGCTGGGCCTTACTGAGCTTGTTGTACTCCTTCAAGGTGTGGACAACGCACTTGCCCTCGATCGAAGGTGTGGGCGCTCCTCGTGTCGAAGTGGGGTCAGAGAGCAAGAGCTCCTTCACGCCGTGGAAGAAACGGCGGCCGGGCTGGGTTTCCCCGGGGCGGTAGTACCACCTAACCCGCGCCGCCACGCCGTGGCACCCACAGCACGTCTCCATCTTCTCCACCCGCGCCACGGAAAGGCGCTTGTCTTCCCCGAGCAAGGACGGCCGGATCAGCACGCAGTCCCCGGCTGTCCTCCCGGCCGGCAAAAATGGAGGTTCAATCGTCAGTAATTCAGTAAGGCATCGGAGGATTCGTCGCCGGAGATACACGCACACGGCGGCGACGGGAGCGAGAAGGGTGGGGGGCTGGGGGCTCGCACGTACCTCGGACGACCTGCTTGGTGCCGCGCCCACGAATAGTGAAGGACTCGACGGTCTTCTGGCTGTGGTTGGTCTCCGCCATGGCCTGACAgggggcggctagggtttgggatTTGGGTGTGGCCGTGTGGGGAAACCCTAGCGAGGAGGAATGGGGAATGGAGCGGGCGTCTGACAGCCTGACAGGGTTCTGGTTCAATATATGATTGCCGGCGGGATTAGGTTTTGGAGTGGGGTGGGCAATGGGGGATTATTGCCTGTGCGTGCAGGTATGCCATTAAACAGACTATCTATTTACAGGTGTGCCACTGTTAACCCCACCCCCCCCTACAAATTTGCCCTTCTGGATTCACACTTCGCCACTACTTTCACCGTCGAATCCTCCAAAAGATGTTATTGGTGTCAATCGTTCTACAGAATAGGTCCTCATTTTGCTCGTTTATTACTATTTTTGACAATTATGATTGGATATTTAATTAGGACATGTTTGCAAGTTTCGCCTGGCATTGACAGAAATATGAGTAGTCTATGCTGGATCAGCCTGCTTTCACAACTTTTTTCCCCGTTAAGAAATACAAACACATCTGGTATATATAGAGGAAAAAGAAATCTGTAAAAACAAATGTAATGGTAGGTGAACTGATATTTTATAGAAGTTCAGGGTAAAATGAATTAAAAATAGCTTTGCAGTTATTTGGTGGGCTGAAAAGCTTCCAGGGATTGAACCTTTTACtttaagggtgtgttcgtttcctggggtctaaagtttagagaggtcacatcaaagagaatcttgtcatttagaagtattaaataaagtctaattataaaactaattgcagaaccccagggctaattcgcgagacgaatctaatgaggtatattagtccatgattagcggatgattactgtagcatcactgtggcaaattatggattaattaggctcattaaatttgtctcgtgaattagcattcatctgtgcaaaaaaatttataattagactttatttaatagttctaaatgacaagattctctttgatgtgatgggtctaaaatttagagggtaggaaacgaacataCCCTAAGAACTGCAACGCTGTAGTTACATATGAAAAGGTTGATTTGAATATACAACGCTGTAGTTACATATGAAAAGCTTCCAGGGGTATATACAACGCTGTAGTTGAATATTTTTCAATTTGAAGTAGTTTTGATTTTCAAATAATAGATATAATTTCAGCTTGCATTCCCCACCTTGTAATTTGAAATTCAGGTTGTATTCATAAATTTGTAACTTTTGCCTACGGGCTTGGATGGACATATGCTTTACAAAAATTGTAGATTTTGATGAGATTTAAAATTTTTAGTTGATTTTTTTATTAGAAGCAATTTAGAaacccctcccccccccctcaaaaaaaaagttGATTAAAGCTTTAGACAACAAGGGTCAAAAGGAATAGGACTCCTATTGTGTTTTGCGCCGTCAATACAGGTGGGATGATAAGGATGGATTCTGCCAAAGGGAAGGTTCTGAATTCGAATACTGCACACGCACGTACTGAAATGCACAAAAGAATCAGCTCGTGGGTAGCCACAAGAACTAGAAACCTTTTTTATGCTATTTTCGTTTGTAAATTCCTATTTGTACTGTCTGTGCCGGCTCATATAGGCACCATCATGGATACTTACTGTCCACGCTAGCTTACACCGTCACGGATATGCGAGCATCTGCGTCGGCTCATTGTCATGGTTTTAGCACCGAAGTAGTGGATGAATATCTAAATACCAAATTTTGGGGTCCAAACTCTTACCACGAGATTGATCCACGTCATCTGCAAATCCTGTTGTCCGATCACCCTGTAGAACTTTGATCAAATGGTGGGGCATGGACTCATGCGCTAGGTTTCTAGATACTCAGTACTTTTCTTCGGGTCTTTCTCTCCTGCAACGAGCTCAAGCGGACAAGTTATTAACTTATGCCTGCTGCCCGTCGCGGCCATGCTGATATCTCGGCTCGCCATCGTCCTCAGATGAACAAGTCGTCAGGGCCCTCCTCTCAGTGCTCATCATGGCTTGCAAATGACAAAGGAGGCAGCAGGCTCGTGTGTGGGTGTCTAGGATGGCATACAGCTTAGCAGGCGAAGTGCGTTGCCTGCACGACCGTTTGCATAAGGAGGAGGTGGTGACGGCGTCCACGTGCTCCACGACGGTGCACATGTACAAGACCGTGATGGAAGTGGCAACAAATGTTGCAGAGGTCTGCACCGAGAAGAGCGGGACCGCGACAGTGATGCCGGTGCCTTCCGAGGGAAGGCATCCGTGGCCACGGCCACATCGTCAGTCCTTGCAATGATCACACCATCCAGTATAAGAAGGGCCATGTCAAGCGTCCGCTGTAGGCTCCCATAGCCTCTTTAGGCAGAGCAGGAGGCCCAAGGCAGCAGCTGATTGAGGCAGATCTTGAGCTTCAATGATAGGCACACCACTGCGCTGGCATCAATTAATTGGAAGTATATATAAAGAGGCAGCACTCACATTCTAGGAGTCCAAGGTTGGCTTCCACAAAATAGTCATTTTGAAGTATCAGTTAGTTATCATAATGTCTGATTCGAATTTGTTCTTGCAAAATAATTCAATTCAAGATTGAACCAGATCAGCTACCTTCTATGTTTCTACATATTTCAGCTCCTTTGGTTTCTATAACAATCTCTCTTTAAGATCTTCACACCTATGGTTCCCAAATAACTGTCTAATGCTGATTTGTCATACATTTCCTTTCTACTCTAGATTTGTGCTCCACATTTCTTCATCTAT
Coding sequences within it:
- the LOC112880301 gene encoding uncharacterized protein LOC112880301, coding for MEGDLPQHALIPGGAPCDLAQQSHLSTQPQMVQARQGTLAAPAADQMQELGNVEEAPLGLKEDASGKAMATASQWHRVKWTGDMVKLLVSAVSYVDEDIDADQGGARRMGKWRLVSSAMTKRGFAVSPQQCEDKFHDLNKKYKRVTEILGLGTACKFVENPALLEEAGLSWKLKEKAKKLLSSKHLHFEQMCSYHNRNRACLLDDRVLLRMLRRMARMSPSKNYPFEYDKDNQVLICDDNQVLICDDDDEGGEFNRDLEVTAEDHVTKKLPQAAAQGSGGPADEKDPSHMDAAQIHRERLEIKRDMLKIKKRRLKRMRSIKEQEWELQKMRMDNEMMDLENDQLELELELKEMEMGIQPKRI